One window of Nocardia nova SH22a genomic DNA carries:
- a CDS encoding helix-turn-helix domain-containing protein — translation MTERDSSITRRQLGRYLREAREAVGMRLEDAAALMEWGKSSLHRLEKGQNQKVRIGDLDGLIEIYGIEDELADALRRLAQQTAGKSWWDEIGGFVPANFSVYLGLEAGASTLRSYQSCIVPGLLQTADYARVLVRDCCPNENDDQIGGRIAIRMRRQTLVSRKRKPVRLEVVLSESALYRTVGSHRIMAHQLRHIADMSTRPNISVQVLPFDAGMPTGYQVGPFVILDFDTGPRGRTAPPTTVYSEGFTSDMYSEKVGVIKEYSRAFDTFRKAALSEVDTRGLLRAAARNHASAPRRSGPQGLCATTEEGASIASLL, via the coding sequence ATGACCGAGCGTGACAGCAGCATCACCCGCCGCCAGTTGGGGCGCTACCTCCGCGAGGCCCGCGAGGCGGTCGGCATGCGACTGGAAGACGCTGCGGCCCTGATGGAGTGGGGCAAGAGCAGCTTGCACCGCCTGGAGAAGGGCCAGAACCAGAAGGTTCGCATTGGCGATCTGGATGGGCTGATCGAGATTTACGGGATCGAGGATGAGCTAGCCGACGCGCTGCGAAGACTCGCGCAACAGACAGCCGGGAAGTCGTGGTGGGATGAGATCGGTGGCTTCGTGCCGGCCAACTTCAGCGTGTATCTGGGGTTGGAGGCGGGAGCCAGCACGTTGCGGTCCTACCAGTCCTGCATCGTGCCGGGGTTGCTACAGACAGCGGACTACGCCCGCGTACTCGTCAGGGATTGCTGTCCGAACGAGAACGACGATCAGATCGGTGGGCGCATCGCCATACGAATGCGCCGTCAGACCTTGGTATCGCGAAAAAGGAAACCAGTTCGACTGGAGGTTGTCCTGTCCGAAAGCGCCCTGTACCGCACTGTGGGAAGCCATCGAATCATGGCCCACCAATTGCGTCATATAGCAGACATGAGTACCCGACCGAATATCTCTGTGCAGGTGCTTCCGTTCGACGCGGGGATGCCTACTGGGTATCAAGTCGGCCCCTTCGTGATCCTGGACTTCGATACCGGTCCTCGGGGCAGGACAGCGCCGCCGACGACTGTCTATTCGGAGGGGTTTACCAGTGATATGTACAGCGAGAAGGTGGGTGTCATCAAGGAATACTCGCGGGCATTCGACACGTTCCGGAAGGCTGCGTTGAGCGAGGTCGATACGAGAGGGCTCCTTCGGGCCGCTGCCAGAAACCATGCGAGTGCGCCTCGACGCTCCGGGCCTCAGGGGCTATGCGCGACCACAGAGGAGGGAGCGTCGATTGCATCGTTGTTGTAA
- a CDS encoding DUF397 domain-containing protein, protein MSTNEVWFKSSRSGGDKECVEVAFLGGGLTGVRDSKNPAGPALVFSPRDWDAFVDNATHGMFDR, encoded by the coding sequence ATGAGTACGAACGAAGTGTGGTTCAAGAGCAGTCGCAGTGGCGGGGACAAAGAGTGTGTGGAGGTTGCCTTTCTGGGCGGCGGGCTGACTGGTGTTCGTGATTCGAAGAACCCGGCTGGTCCTGCATTGGTGTTCTCCCCCCGTGATTGGGATGCGTTCGTAGACAATGCAACTCACGGTATGTTCGACCGCTGA
- a CDS encoding lysophospholipid acyltransferase family protein, whose amino-acid sequence MTREPVFDVLTGLVRTIFLVQGLKIDIVGGEHIPRTGGAVLAVNHTAYLDFMEVGLVGRESGRNVRYMMKAELEHGIVGWLMKQCKAIGVDRTAGAESFGRAVTSLRDGEIVVVYPEATISRSFELKEFKSGAARMAIEADVPIVPMTIWGAQRVWTKDIPKQLGRNNFPVNIRIGEPIPPHEPADALTAELRSSMEKLLDLAQQDYDMPKGARWVPARLGGTAPTPERAKVLEQEELERRRAAKARRAQQ is encoded by the coding sequence ATGACGCGAGAACCGGTTTTCGACGTCCTCACCGGACTCGTCCGGACCATATTCCTGGTCCAGGGTCTGAAGATCGATATCGTCGGCGGCGAACACATTCCGCGCACCGGCGGCGCGGTCCTGGCGGTGAACCACACGGCCTATCTGGATTTCATGGAGGTCGGCCTGGTCGGCCGCGAATCCGGCCGCAATGTCCGCTACATGATGAAGGCCGAACTCGAACACGGCATCGTCGGCTGGTTGATGAAGCAGTGCAAGGCGATCGGCGTGGACCGCACCGCGGGCGCCGAATCCTTCGGTCGCGCCGTGACGTCCCTGCGCGACGGTGAGATCGTGGTCGTCTATCCCGAAGCGACGATCAGCCGCAGCTTCGAATTGAAGGAATTCAAATCCGGCGCGGCGCGCATGGCCATCGAGGCCGACGTCCCGATCGTCCCCATGACAATCTGGGGCGCCCAACGGGTCTGGACCAAGGACATTCCGAAACAACTGGGCCGCAACAATTTCCCGGTGAACATCCGCATCGGCGAACCCATCCCACCGCACGAACCCGCCGACGCCCTCACCGCCGAATTGCGTTCGAGTATGGAGAAGTTGCTCGATCTGGCGCAGCAGGACTACGACATGCCGAAGGGCGCCCGCTGGGTCCCGGCACGGCTCGGCGGGACGGCGCCGACACCGGAACGGGCGAAGGTGCTCGAGCAGGAGGAGCTGGAGCGTCGACGCGCGGCGAAAGCCCGCCGCGCACAGCAGTGA
- a CDS encoding antibiotic biosynthesis monooxygenase family protein produces the protein MYARSTTIQAKSSAIEAGIAHMRDEVLPTLADMPGCIGMSLLVDRQSGRCIATTSWESEDAMRESTDRVRSVRDSAVRLFGADNARVEQWEVGVMHRDHHLPEGACAQLTWAKATDPSRFDMAVESYRSMAAQQLEQLPGFCSTSLLVDRVGGRGVACETFDSRDAMEHNREQLATLRREGTRRAGVDVLDVGDFEIALAHLRVPELV, from the coding sequence GTGTACGCACGTTCGACAACTATCCAAGCGAAGTCCTCCGCAATAGAAGCCGGGATCGCGCACATGCGCGACGAAGTCCTGCCGACCTTGGCGGACATGCCCGGCTGTATCGGCATGTCGTTGCTGGTCGATCGGCAGTCCGGCCGCTGCATCGCGACGACATCATGGGAGTCCGAGGACGCGATGCGGGAGAGCACCGACCGGGTGCGCTCCGTCCGTGACAGCGCCGTTCGGCTGTTCGGCGCCGACAACGCGCGGGTCGAGCAGTGGGAGGTCGGGGTCATGCATCGCGACCATCATCTGCCCGAGGGCGCGTGTGCCCAGCTCACCTGGGCCAAGGCCACCGATCCGAGCCGGTTCGACATGGCGGTCGAGTCCTACCGGTCCATGGCGGCGCAGCAGCTGGAACAGCTGCCCGGATTCTGCTCCACGAGCCTGCTGGTCGACCGCGTCGGTGGCCGCGGGGTCGCGTGTGAGACGTTCGACAGCCGCGACGCGATGGAACACAACCGCGAACAGCTCGCGACCCTGCGTCGCGAAGGCACCCGCCGGGCCGGTGTCGATGTCCTCGACGTGGGTGATTTCGAGATCGCGCTCGCCCATCTGCGCGTTCCCGAACTCGTCTGA
- a CDS encoding amidase, whose translation MERSFQSAEELLAALRAGAVTSVELTDEAIDRIERDDKAINAICVPTFERARAEARAADEARARGEDRPLLGIPVTVKESYNMAGLPTTWGLPAFRDYVPAEDAVQVTRLVEAGAVILGKTNVPPMLQDLQSFNEIYGVTNNPWDHGRSPGGSSGGSSAALAAGFGALSIGSDIGGSLRTPAHFCGIYAHKPTLGLVATRGMVPPNVPALPTEQDLAVAGPMARTARDLTLLLDVMAGPDPLTRGIAYDLALPAARHERLGDFRVLILEDHPLVPTGSAVRAALHRVSDALTTAGARVERTSPLLPDLAEAATLYTQLLVANVSANMPAERFEQIQTAAAALPADDRSSAATWLRTMTSTHRDWLVANTRREQFRDAWRQFFTQFDVVVCPITPTPAFPHDHEVDLLEREIDIDGTRYPFRDQIAWAGLATMPGLPATAIPAGRSPEGLPVGVQLVGPMFEDRTPLRLAELLEPVLGGFEQPS comes from the coding sequence ATGGAACGGAGTTTTCAGAGTGCCGAGGAACTACTCGCGGCCTTGCGCGCGGGTGCGGTGACGTCGGTCGAGTTGACCGATGAGGCGATCGACCGGATCGAGCGCGACGACAAGGCGATCAACGCGATCTGCGTGCCGACCTTCGAGCGGGCGCGGGCGGAGGCGCGGGCCGCCGACGAGGCGCGCGCTCGCGGTGAGGATCGGCCGCTGCTGGGAATTCCGGTGACGGTCAAGGAGTCCTACAACATGGCGGGGCTGCCGACGACCTGGGGTCTTCCGGCGTTCCGGGACTATGTGCCCGCCGAGGACGCGGTACAGGTGACCCGGCTGGTCGAAGCCGGTGCGGTGATACTCGGCAAGACCAACGTGCCGCCGATGCTGCAGGATCTGCAGAGCTTCAACGAGATCTACGGCGTGACGAACAATCCGTGGGATCACGGACGGTCGCCGGGTGGCTCCTCGGGCGGATCATCGGCCGCGCTGGCGGCCGGATTCGGCGCCCTGTCCATCGGTTCCGATATCGGCGGTTCGCTGCGCACGCCCGCGCACTTCTGCGGTATCTACGCGCACAAGCCGACGCTCGGGCTCGTGGCGACCCGCGGCATGGTCCCGCCGAACGTTCCGGCCCTGCCCACCGAGCAGGACCTCGCCGTCGCCGGTCCGATGGCACGCACCGCCCGCGACCTGACCCTGCTGCTGGATGTGATGGCCGGTCCGGATCCGCTGACCCGCGGCATCGCCTACGACCTGGCGCTGCCCGCCGCCCGGCACGAACGGCTCGGCGACTTCCGGGTCCTGATCCTCGAGGACCATCCGCTCGTTCCGACCGGATCCGCGGTGCGGGCGGCGCTGCACCGGGTGTCCGACGCCCTCACGACGGCAGGCGCCCGGGTCGAACGGACCAGCCCACTGCTGCCCGACCTCGCCGAAGCCGCGACGCTCTACACCCAGCTGCTGGTGGCGAACGTCTCCGCCAATATGCCCGCGGAACGCTTCGAGCAGATACAGACCGCCGCGGCGGCACTGCCCGCCGACGATCGGAGTTCGGCTGCGACATGGTTGCGGACCATGACCTCCACCCACCGCGACTGGCTCGTGGCGAACACCCGCCGTGAACAGTTCCGCGACGCGTGGCGGCAGTTCTTCACCCAGTTCGACGTGGTGGTGTGCCCGATCACGCCGACACCCGCGTTCCCGCACGACCACGAAGTCGATCTGCTGGAACGCGAGATCGACATCGACGGCACCCGATACCCGTTCCGCGATCAGATCGCCTGGGCGGGACTCGCCACCATGCCCGGCCTCCCCGCCACCGCGATCCCCGCCGGACGCTCCCCCGAGGGCCTACCGGTCGGAGTACAACTCGTCGGCCCGATGTTCGAGGACCGCACACCCCTGCGCCTCGCCGAACTACTCGAGCCGGTGCTCGGCGGTTTCGAACAGCCGAGCTAG
- a CDS encoding MBL fold metallo-hydrolase, which yields MQITSVGHAGFHIRTAAGTILCDPWVNPAYFASWVPFPDNTGLDWDELGNCDYLYVSHLHRDHFDAQNLLDHVNKDATVLLPDYPVPDLQRELEKLGFHKFFETQDSVKHTITGRDGHELDIMIIALRAPADGPIGDSGLVVSDRETVCFNMNDARPVDMDVLHEQFGHIDIHLLQYSGAIWYPMVYDIPAKTKANFGKQKRQRGMDRARSYIEQVGATWVVPSAGPPVFLDDELRYLNDDGENRYSTDNGNIFPDQMVFLEQMRIHGNDGGVLMIPGSTADVRGKELELTHPFDPAEIYDDKAGYIERMAQRLAPAIEREKASWASADGAPLLPQLKELFEPIMAQSDLICDGIGYPVGLVMGDETVVLDFPKRVVREPIAGEGKYRYGFRIAPQLVRTVLRDNEPDWVNTIFLSTRFTTWRIGGYNEFLYTFFKCLTDERIAYADGWFNEAHDDSASCEIAGWEIQRRCPHLKADLSKFGVVEGNTLTCNLHGWQWDLESGRCKTSKGHELRSRKV from the coding sequence GTGCAGATCACCAGCGTCGGACACGCCGGATTCCACATCCGCACCGCGGCCGGGACGATCCTCTGCGATCCGTGGGTGAATCCGGCCTACTTCGCGTCCTGGGTGCCGTTCCCCGACAACACCGGGCTGGACTGGGACGAGCTGGGCAACTGCGATTACCTCTACGTCTCCCATCTGCACCGCGATCACTTCGACGCGCAGAACCTGCTGGACCATGTGAACAAGGACGCGACCGTCCTGCTCCCCGACTATCCGGTGCCGGATCTGCAGCGCGAACTCGAGAAGCTGGGCTTCCACAAGTTCTTCGAGACCCAGGACTCGGTCAAGCACACGATCACCGGTCGCGACGGGCACGAGCTCGACATCATGATCATCGCGCTGCGGGCGCCCGCCGACGGGCCGATCGGCGATTCGGGTCTGGTCGTCTCCGACCGCGAGACCGTGTGCTTCAACATGAACGACGCGCGGCCGGTGGACATGGACGTCCTGCACGAGCAGTTCGGGCACATCGACATCCACCTGCTGCAGTACTCGGGCGCCATCTGGTACCCGATGGTCTACGACATCCCCGCCAAGACCAAGGCCAATTTCGGCAAACAGAAGCGGCAGCGCGGGATGGATCGCGCGCGCAGCTATATCGAGCAGGTCGGGGCGACCTGGGTGGTGCCCTCGGCCGGGCCGCCGGTCTTCCTCGACGACGAACTGCGCTACCTCAACGACGACGGCGAGAACCGCTACTCCACCGACAACGGCAACATCTTCCCGGATCAGATGGTGTTCCTGGAGCAGATGCGCATCCACGGCAATGACGGTGGGGTGCTGATGATTCCGGGCTCGACGGCGGATGTGCGCGGTAAGGAACTGGAGCTCACCCATCCGTTCGATCCGGCCGAGATCTACGACGACAAGGCCGGTTACATCGAGCGGATGGCACAGCGCCTGGCTCCCGCGATCGAACGCGAAAAAGCCTCGTGGGCAAGTGCGGACGGCGCACCGCTGCTACCGCAGCTCAAGGAACTGTTCGAGCCGATCATGGCGCAGAGCGATCTGATCTGCGACGGAATCGGCTATCCCGTCGGCTTGGTGATGGGCGACGAGACCGTGGTGCTGGACTTCCCGAAGCGAGTCGTGCGCGAGCCGATCGCGGGAGAAGGCAAGTACCGCTACGGTTTCCGCATCGCCCCGCAGCTGGTTCGCACCGTGCTGCGCGACAACGAACCCGACTGGGTGAACACCATCTTCCTGTCGACCCGCTTCACCACCTGGCGGATCGGCGGCTACAACGAATTCCTGTACACCTTCTTCAAATGCCTCACCGACGAGCGCATCGCCTACGCCGACGGCTGGTTCAACGAGGCACACGACGATTCGGCCTCCTGCGAGATCGCGGGCTGGGAAATCCAGCGCCGCTGCCCGCACCTGAAAGCCGATCTGTCGAAATTCGGTGTGGTGGAGGGCAATACCCTCACCTGCAATCTGCACGGCTGGCAGTGGGATCTCGAGTCGGGGCGGTGCAAGACCTCCAAGGGACACGAATTGCGTTCTCGGAAGGTGTGA
- a CDS encoding haloalkane dehalogenase: MLIDFVPDRTLYPFESRWFDSTAGRMHYIDEGDGPPILFCHGSPTWSFLYRDIVRNLRDRYRCIAVDHLGFGLSERPAEFGYTIAEHTVVLGELIDHLRLDGLVMMGHDWGGPIGLGAVTARADRVRGITLGNTMFWPIDALANRAFSAVLSSGPMQRRILERNFLIERVLLAQVGSKLSAAEADHYRAVQPDPPARPGLAVMPREIRAARPFLDRLAREVPAQLGDKPTLAVWGMRDMAFRPKTCLPRIRDTFSDLEVLELPNASHFIQEFEPDTISAAIARRFPH; this comes from the coding sequence ATGCTGATCGATTTCGTTCCGGACCGGACGCTGTACCCGTTCGAGTCGCGGTGGTTCGACTCGACGGCGGGCCGGATGCACTACATCGACGAGGGCGACGGGCCGCCGATCCTGTTCTGCCACGGCTCTCCGACATGGAGCTTCCTCTACCGCGACATCGTGCGGAACCTGCGTGACCGGTACCGCTGTATCGCCGTCGACCACCTGGGCTTCGGATTATCCGAGCGCCCAGCCGAATTCGGCTACACCATCGCCGAACACACCGTGGTCCTCGGCGAGCTGATCGATCACCTGCGCCTCGACGGACTCGTGATGATGGGCCACGACTGGGGCGGACCCATCGGCCTGGGTGCGGTCACCGCGCGAGCGGATCGTGTGCGGGGAATCACCTTGGGAAACACCATGTTCTGGCCGATCGACGCCCTGGCGAACCGCGCGTTCAGCGCCGTGCTCAGCAGCGGCCCGATGCAGCGCCGGATCCTCGAGCGGAACTTCCTGATCGAGCGAGTCCTACTCGCCCAGGTGGGCAGCAAACTGTCCGCCGCCGAAGCCGACCACTACCGCGCCGTACAGCCCGATCCGCCCGCCCGCCCCGGACTCGCGGTGATGCCCAGGGAAATTCGCGCCGCCCGCCCATTCCTGGACCGCCTCGCCCGAGAGGTGCCCGCACAACTCGGTGACAAACCGACTCTGGCTGTATGGGGCATGCGAGACATGGCCTTCCGCCCGAAAACCTGTCTCCCGCGCATACGCGACACCTTCTCCGACCTCGAAGTGTTGGAGTTGCCGAACGCGAGTCACTTCATCCAGGAATTCGAACCGGACACGATCAGCGCGGCGATCGCCCGCCGATTCCCGCATTGA
- a CDS encoding lysophospholipid acyltransferase family protein, whose amino-acid sequence MEPVYRTIIGLARTVFFVQGLKFEVTGAENIPAEGGAVITINHTGYMDFTYAGLPARTPKRYIRFMAKKEVFDNSISGPIMRALRHIPVDRGAGADSYKAAVDYLRRGELVGVYPEATISRSFEIKEFKSGAARMAVEAGVPIVPMTIWGAQRVWTKGYPKRLGRTNTPISIAVGKPIVPPVDADEKAIAELTETVHATMQEMLLGLQQGYQHEPGAYWVPARLGGGAPTLAEADAMDAAEAKAKAEARAARRAEEAGNTDT is encoded by the coding sequence GTGGAACCCGTATACCGGACGATCATCGGCCTGGCCCGGACCGTCTTCTTCGTACAGGGACTGAAATTCGAGGTCACGGGCGCGGAGAACATCCCCGCCGAGGGCGGCGCGGTGATCACCATCAACCACACCGGCTATATGGACTTCACCTACGCCGGTCTGCCCGCCCGGACGCCGAAGCGCTACATCCGGTTCATGGCGAAGAAGGAAGTCTTCGACAACTCGATCTCGGGGCCGATCATGCGCGCGCTGCGCCACATCCCCGTCGATCGCGGGGCGGGCGCGGACTCCTACAAGGCGGCCGTCGACTATCTGCGTCGCGGTGAACTGGTGGGGGTGTATCCCGAGGCCACCATCAGCCGCAGTTTCGAGATCAAGGAATTCAAGTCCGGCGCCGCCCGGATGGCGGTCGAGGCCGGCGTCCCGATCGTTCCCATGACGATCTGGGGCGCACAGCGAGTCTGGACCAAGGGATATCCGAAACGCCTGGGCCGCACCAACACCCCGATCTCGATCGCGGTGGGCAAACCGATCGTCCCGCCCGTCGACGCCGATGAGAAGGCGATCGCGGAATTGACCGAGACCGTGCACGCCACCATGCAGGAGATGTTGCTCGGCCTGCAGCAGGGCTATCAGCACGAACCGGGCGCATACTGGGTTCCGGCCCGATTGGGCGGCGGCGCACCGACACTGGCGGAAGCCGACGCCATGGACGCGGCCGAGGCGAAGGCCAAAGCGGAGGCGCGGGCAGCGCGCCGAGCCGAGGAAGCGGGAAATACCGATACCTGA
- a CDS encoding DMT family transporter, translating to MIARAVRTSPRFDVRRRLGVVLGLSCGAGVAVQARINGDLGDRLNDGIAAAVISFGSGLVVLLIACCFSRRMRSGLDAIRRSIRTGPLRWWQLLGGLCGAFFVASQGLSVATIGVTAFTIAVVAGQLTSGLVVDRLGVGPAGVTPVTPVRFGAAALAIGAVGIAALGRSEGASGPTGGVAYLLLVLPALAGLGLAWQQAVNGRIGTVGGPLPATTINFATGTAALLVVEAVQIARIGWPTSFPTAPWLYAGGVIGVFFIAVAALIVRWIGVLVFGLTSVSGQLVTSLILDVVLPAGPGLSIAAVIGCALTLVAAVIAVSRRPDSAANERE from the coding sequence GTGATCGCCCGAGCGGTGCGGACGTCTCCGCGCTTCGATGTCCGGCGTCGGCTCGGCGTGGTTCTGGGACTGTCCTGCGGTGCGGGCGTGGCCGTGCAGGCCCGGATCAACGGTGATCTCGGCGATCGGCTGAACGACGGAATCGCCGCGGCCGTCATCAGTTTCGGCTCCGGCCTCGTCGTACTGCTCATCGCGTGTTGTTTCAGCAGGCGGATGCGCTCGGGTCTGGACGCGATCCGCCGGTCGATCCGCACCGGCCCACTGCGCTGGTGGCAGTTGCTGGGCGGATTGTGCGGCGCGTTCTTCGTTGCCTCCCAAGGCTTGTCCGTGGCCACGATCGGCGTCACCGCCTTCACCATCGCGGTGGTGGCGGGTCAGCTGACCAGCGGACTGGTGGTGGATCGGCTGGGTGTGGGCCCGGCCGGGGTGACACCCGTGACGCCGGTGCGATTCGGCGCGGCGGCGCTGGCGATCGGTGCGGTGGGTATCGCGGCGCTGGGCCGGTCCGAGGGCGCGTCCGGCCCCACCGGTGGTGTGGCGTATCTGCTCCTCGTGCTCCCGGCGCTGGCCGGTCTCGGCCTGGCCTGGCAGCAGGCGGTCAACGGCCGGATCGGGACGGTCGGCGGGCCGCTGCCGGCGACCACGATCAACTTCGCGACCGGAACGGCCGCACTGCTGGTGGTGGAGGCCGTCCAGATCGCGCGGATCGGCTGGCCCACAAGCTTTCCCACCGCACCGTGGCTGTACGCCGGTGGTGTGATCGGTGTCTTCTTCATCGCGGTGGCGGCCCTGATCGTGCGCTGGATCGGGGTGCTCGTCTTCGGCCTGACCTCGGTATCCGGCCAGTTGGTCACCTCGCTGATACTCGATGTCGTCCTACCCGCGGGACCGGGGCTGTCGATCGCCGCGGTGATCGGCTGCGCGCTGACACTGGTCGCCGCCGTCATCGCGGTGTCTCGCAGGCCGGATTCGGCGGCGAACGAGAGGGAATGA
- a CDS encoding SDR family NAD(P)-dependent oxidoreductase: MTTAKVWFITGASRGLGRAFTEAALAAGDRVVAAARDIEPLAASAAEYPGHLVPLALDVTDRKAVFAAVERAVSAFGRLDVVVNNAGAMLYGMVEEATEEQARAHLDVNFFGAVWVVQAVIPHLRAQGHGRILQITSMGTAGGMAAVGFYGAGKAALASLTEALAMEVEPFGVRVTNVEMGGYSTGLFTTGTTATAARPEYESLRAELARMWGDEAGPDPSTAAPVITKLAELPDPPRYLVVGGTSFDQVRDLYTARAEGYREWEELSRLAPG, translated from the coding sequence ATGACCACCGCCAAGGTGTGGTTCATCACCGGAGCCTCACGCGGGCTGGGCCGCGCATTCACCGAGGCCGCGCTGGCCGCGGGCGACCGGGTCGTGGCGGCGGCCCGCGATATCGAACCGCTGGCGGCGTCGGCCGCCGAATATCCGGGCCATCTCGTGCCGCTCGCGCTGGACGTCACCGACCGGAAGGCCGTCTTCGCCGCGGTCGAGCGCGCGGTGTCCGCATTCGGACGCCTCGACGTGGTGGTCAACAACGCGGGCGCGATGCTGTACGGAATGGTCGAGGAGGCCACCGAGGAACAGGCTCGCGCTCACCTGGACGTCAATTTCTTCGGTGCCGTCTGGGTGGTTCAGGCCGTGATCCCGCATCTGCGCGCCCAGGGGCACGGCCGCATACTCCAGATCACCTCGATGGGCACCGCGGGTGGAATGGCCGCGGTCGGCTTCTACGGTGCGGGAAAGGCGGCACTGGCCTCGCTCACCGAGGCACTCGCGATGGAGGTCGAGCCGTTCGGTGTCCGGGTGACGAATGTCGAGATGGGCGGATACTCCACCGGCCTGTTCACCACCGGCACCACCGCGACCGCCGCCCGGCCGGAATACGAATCACTGCGTGCGGAACTCGCGCGGATGTGGGGTGACGAGGCGGGCCCGGACCCGAGCACGGCGGCCCCGGTGATCACGAAACTGGCCGAACTGCCCGATCCGCCACGCTATCTCGTCGTCGGCGGAACGTCTTTCGACCAGGTGCGTGACCTCTACACGGCCCGCGCCGAGGGCTATCGGGAGTGGGAGGAGCTGAGCCGGTTGGCGCCGGGGTGA
- a CDS encoding TetR/AcrR family transcriptional regulator — translation MPETEKSGSSRRSERSRQAILAATRELLSEVGYRKVSIESIAARAGVGKQTIYRWWPSKGAVIFESFLAVGDADGDGVVLPDTGDIEADLKLVMRATVAEFADPEFERPIRALNTEIINDPELAEQYNRLLSTPMDEAKKVRLRSAQAAGQLPTDADLDLLLEVLYAPLYQRWLLRSGPLDETYADALVETALRAFRP, via the coding sequence GTGCCCGAAACCGAGAAATCCGGCAGCTCCCGGCGCAGTGAACGCTCACGGCAGGCGATCCTGGCCGCGACCCGCGAACTGCTCTCCGAGGTCGGCTATCGCAAGGTGTCGATCGAGTCCATCGCCGCGCGCGCCGGGGTCGGCAAGCAGACGATCTACCGCTGGTGGCCGAGTAAGGGCGCGGTGATCTTCGAATCCTTCCTGGCCGTCGGCGATGCGGACGGCGACGGTGTGGTCCTGCCCGACACCGGCGATATCGAGGCCGATCTCAAACTCGTCATGCGGGCGACCGTCGCGGAATTCGCCGATCCGGAATTCGAGCGGCCGATCCGCGCGCTCAATACCGAGATCATCAATGATCCGGAGCTCGCCGAGCAGTACAACCGGCTGCTGAGCACACCGATGGACGAGGCCAAGAAGGTTCGACTCCGCAGTGCCCAGGCGGCCGGTCAGCTGCCCACCGACGCCGATCTCGATCTGCTGCTGGAAGTGCTCTACGCGCCGCTGTACCAGCGGTGGCTGCTGCGGTCCGGCCCCCTCGACGAGACATACGCGGATGCGTTGGTGGAGACCGCGTTACGCGCGTTCCGGCCCTGA